From Virgibacillus natechei, the proteins below share one genomic window:
- the larE gene encoding ATP-dependent sacrificial sulfur transferase LarE has translation MNKTMIDKNQDLGEILAGMDRVIVAFSGGVDSTLVLKRAQQELGEDNVLAVVVASELFRKEEFAGAVKLAEEMGVRVHQTAINELDDDRIVANTPDSWYYSKKLLYSHLNKLADEWGYSHVLDGMIMDDMEDFRPGLQARTEAGARSVLQEAKLYKQEVRELTKELSIPVWNKPASCSLASRIPYGTTIDKQKIEQVDQAEKFIGKLGFEMVRVRYHDNAARIEVPSQDINALLKHRDELQLKLASLGFTYVSVDLQGYRTGSMNEVLPSEPLKTEVS, from the coding sequence ATGAATAAAACAATGATTGATAAAAATCAAGACCTGGGAGAAATTCTTGCAGGTATGGACCGGGTAATTGTAGCTTTTTCAGGCGGTGTGGATAGTACCTTAGTATTGAAGCGTGCGCAGCAGGAGTTAGGGGAGGACAATGTTCTAGCAGTTGTAGTCGCATCTGAATTATTCCGTAAAGAAGAATTTGCAGGCGCTGTTAAGCTTGCAGAGGAAATGGGAGTTCGTGTTCATCAGACAGCAATTAATGAATTAGATGATGATAGGATTGTAGCTAATACACCTGATAGCTGGTATTACAGTAAGAAATTACTTTACTCGCATCTAAATAAACTTGCAGACGAATGGGGTTATTCCCATGTTCTGGATGGAATGATCATGGATGATATGGAAGATTTTCGTCCTGGTTTACAAGCAAGAACAGAAGCGGGAGCTCGCAGTGTACTGCAGGAAGCAAAGCTTTACAAACAAGAGGTTCGCGAACTCACAAAAGAACTTAGTATCCCAGTGTGGAATAAACCGGCATCATGCAGTCTAGCATCTAGAATACCTTATGGTACAACAATTGATAAACAGAAAATTGAACAGGTAGATCAGGCTGAGAAGTTTATCGGGAAACTAGGATTCGAGATGGTGCGTGTGCGCTATCACGATAATGCAGCTCGAATTGAGGTTCCGTCACAAGACATTAATGCACTGTTAAAACACCGTGATGAATTACAATTGAAGCTTGCATCACTTGGCTTCACATACGTATCAGTGGACCTGCAAGGATATCGAACAGGTAGCATGAATGAAGTGTTACCATCAGAACCACTAAAAACAGAAGTTAGCTAA
- a CDS encoding cysteine hydrolase family protein, which translates to MGKRALLNVDYTNDFVAEDGKLTSGEPGRAIETRVVDLTREFVEAGDYVVFAIDAHEEGDELHPESVLFPPHNIIGTPGRNLYGELANVYKENKDKENVYYFDKTRYSAFAGTDLEIKLRERGIDEIHIIGVCTDICVLHTAVEAYNKGFKIVVHKDAVASFNQAGHDWALGHFTDTLGASVL; encoded by the coding sequence ATGGGGAAGCGAGCATTACTTAATGTGGATTACACAAATGATTTTGTAGCAGAGGATGGAAAGTTGACGAGCGGGGAGCCTGGACGGGCGATTGAAACCAGAGTGGTGGACTTGACTCGGGAATTTGTAGAGGCGGGCGATTATGTCGTGTTTGCCATTGATGCTCATGAAGAAGGGGACGAACTTCATCCGGAATCCGTTTTATTTCCACCACATAATATTATCGGAACGCCGGGTCGTAATTTGTACGGTGAGCTAGCAAATGTATACAAGGAAAATAAAGATAAAGAGAATGTCTATTACTTTGATAAAACACGATATAGCGCATTTGCTGGAACTGATCTGGAAATCAAACTGCGTGAACGTGGAATCGATGAGATTCATATCATTGGTGTTTGCACCGATATTTGTGTACTACACACAGCCGTTGAGGCTTACAACAAAGGGTTTAAAATTGTAGTACATAAAGACGCGGTAGCAAGCTTTAATCAAGCAGGTCATGACTGGGCATTAGGGCATTTTACAGATACATTGGGTGCGAGCGTTTTATAG
- the proS gene encoding proline--tRNA ligase translates to MGKKNKQFVENVTAMEDDFARWYTDVVKQADLVDYGPVRGTMIIKPDGFAIWENIRDELDRQIKATGHSNVSFPLFVPERLLQKEKDHVEGFAPEVAWVTHGGEDKLAERIAVRPTSEALFSDYYSKNIHSYRDLPMLYNQWANVVRWEKTTRPFLRSSEFHWQEGHTAHATDADASEETDRMLGVYADVVENYLAIPVYKGRKTDKEKFAGAKYTLTIEALMHDGKALQSATSHHFGSGFAEAFDITYLDENGESQFVHQTSWGLSTRIMGALIMVHGDNRGLVVPPQIAPTQAMIVPVAQHKEGVLDKAYDLRDEMKDLVRVGIDASDKKPGWKFNEYEMKGIPVRIEMGPKDIEKDQVVLVRRDTGEKEFVARTDLEARLPVLLDEIQQNLFDKALAHRVEKTSVATDMDEFKQTLDQKSGFIKAMWCGDMSCEEKIKEDTGATSRLIPFEQESIADTCVCCGKEAKELVYWAKAY, encoded by the coding sequence TTGGGTAAGAAAAATAAGCAGTTTGTTGAAAACGTAACAGCGATGGAAGATGATTTTGCCAGGTGGTACACAGATGTTGTAAAACAGGCGGATTTGGTTGATTACGGCCCAGTGAGAGGGACAATGATCATTAAGCCAGATGGTTTTGCAATATGGGAAAATATCCGCGATGAACTTGACCGTCAAATTAAGGCAACTGGGCACTCGAATGTATCATTTCCATTATTCGTTCCTGAAAGACTACTGCAAAAGGAAAAAGATCATGTGGAAGGATTCGCGCCGGAAGTAGCCTGGGTCACACATGGTGGGGAGGATAAATTAGCTGAAAGAATAGCTGTACGCCCAACTTCAGAAGCGTTGTTCAGTGATTACTATTCTAAAAATATTCATTCCTATCGTGATCTGCCAATGCTTTATAACCAATGGGCGAATGTTGTGCGCTGGGAAAAAACAACACGTCCATTCCTACGGTCGTCTGAATTCCATTGGCAAGAAGGACATACAGCACATGCAACCGATGCTGATGCATCAGAAGAAACAGATAGAATGCTTGGGGTCTATGCTGATGTGGTAGAGAATTATCTAGCAATCCCTGTGTATAAAGGTCGCAAAACGGATAAAGAAAAATTTGCTGGTGCAAAATATACGCTAACCATTGAAGCCTTAATGCATGATGGAAAAGCATTGCAATCGGCAACATCACACCATTTTGGTTCAGGATTTGCAGAAGCGTTTGATATTACGTATTTAGATGAAAACGGTGAAAGTCAGTTTGTACATCAAACTTCATGGGGACTCTCTACACGTATCATGGGTGCATTGATTATGGTACATGGAGATAACAGAGGATTAGTCGTGCCTCCACAGATTGCACCAACCCAAGCAATGATTGTCCCGGTTGCCCAGCATAAAGAAGGTGTACTTGATAAAGCATATGACCTGCGCGATGAAATGAAGGATCTTGTCCGTGTCGGTATCGATGCAAGTGACAAAAAGCCAGGCTGGAAATTTAATGAGTATGAAATGAAAGGAATTCCGGTTCGAATTGAAATGGGACCAAAAGACATTGAAAAAGACCAGGTCGTGCTCGTTCGCCGGGACACCGGAGAGAAAGAATTTGTAGCACGTACTGATTTGGAAGCACGTTTGCCGGTTTTACTAGATGAAATCCAGCAAAATTTATTTGATAAAGCATTGGCGCACCGCGTGGAAAAAACGAGTGTTGCGACAGACATGGACGAATTCAAACAAACGCTGGATCAAAAATCAGGATTTATTAAAGCAATGTGGTGTGGCGATATGTCTTGTGAGGAAAAAATAAAAGAGGACACAGGAGCAACATCACGCTTAATTCCTTTTGAACAAGAGTCGATAGCAGATACCTGTGTATGCTGCGGAAAAGAAGCAAAAGAACTTGTATATTGGGCAAAAGCATATTAA
- a CDS encoding NAD(P)-dependent oxidoreductase, whose amino-acid sequence MLSINAKIGFIGTGVMGKNMIANLQKAGYPISLYTRTKEKAQGLLDNGAIWKSSIAELAKSTDVIITMVGYPADVEEVYFGQNGILENAKAGSYVVDMTTSKPSLAIEIYKQALEKNIYSMDAPVSGGDVGAINGSLAIMAGGDQHTFDSVLPLFDIVGENIIRQGGAGAGQHTKLANQITIASNMIGVCEAIAYSKRSGLDPMRVLDSITTGAAGSFSLSKLAPRMLEGDNAPGFYVKHFIKDMTIALESAEEMGLSTPGLSLSLDLYKELAEKGENDSGTQALIKLFE is encoded by the coding sequence ATGCTTTCAATTAATGCAAAAATTGGCTTCATTGGTACTGGTGTAATGGGGAAAAATATGATCGCAAACTTGCAAAAGGCCGGATATCCAATAAGTCTTTATACAAGGACAAAGGAAAAAGCACAAGGATTATTGGATAATGGGGCAATCTGGAAAAGTTCTATTGCTGAATTAGCTAAGTCCACTGATGTGATCATAACAATGGTCGGCTACCCGGCAGATGTAGAGGAAGTTTATTTTGGTCAAAACGGAATCCTTGAAAATGCGAAAGCAGGATCATATGTCGTTGATATGACAACCTCAAAACCCTCTTTAGCAATAGAGATTTACAAGCAAGCGCTGGAGAAAAATATTTATTCCATGGATGCACCCGTTTCTGGCGGGGACGTGGGTGCAATAAATGGTTCGCTTGCGATTATGGCAGGCGGCGATCAGCATACGTTTGATTCCGTCTTGCCTCTATTTGATATTGTTGGCGAAAATATTATACGGCAAGGAGGAGCGGGAGCGGGTCAGCACACCAAATTGGCCAATCAAATCACGATCGCTTCGAATATGATTGGTGTTTGCGAGGCAATTGCCTATTCCAAAAGATCCGGCTTAGATCCGATGCGTGTACTGGATAGTATTACAACAGGAGCAGCCGGCAGTTTTTCCTTATCAAAACTAGCTCCTCGCATGCTAGAAGGCGATAACGCGCCAGGATTTTATGTAAAGCACTTTATTAAAGACATGACGATTGCACTTGAATCAGCTGAAGAGATGGGCTTATCAACTCCAGGACTTTCGCTTTCTCTGGATCTTTATAAGGAACTAGCCGAAAAAGGTGAAAATGATAGCGGAACGCAAGCATTGATTAAGTTATTCGAATAA
- the trhO gene encoding oxygen-dependent tRNA uridine(34) hydroxylase TrhO has protein sequence MESSKNYEVLLYYNYVQIEDPEGFAAEHLQFCNDLELKGRILVAPEGINGTVSGSREQTEKYRKAMNNDPRFADMTFKVDPHDGHAFKKMHVRPRTELVSLRLENDIDPLQTTGDHLSPKEFYEAMQDEDTVILDARNDYEYDLGHFRGAIRPDIETFRELPEWVQENKHLIEGKRILTYCTGGIRCEKFSGWLVKEGFEDVAQLHGGIVTYGKDPEVQGELWDGRCYVFDERISVPVNKKEHVIVGIDYFDGQPSERYVNCANPECNKQIICSEENEHKYIRGCTPECRVSPRNMYVKEHDLSEEEVQGRLEILGENLKQEI, from the coding sequence ATGGAAAGCAGTAAAAATTATGAGGTTTTATTGTACTACAATTATGTCCAAATTGAAGATCCTGAAGGCTTTGCGGCAGAACATCTGCAATTTTGTAATGACCTGGAATTGAAGGGGCGTATTTTAGTAGCTCCTGAAGGCATCAATGGGACCGTTTCAGGATCTCGTGAACAAACTGAAAAATATAGGAAAGCTATGAATAATGATCCACGTTTTGCAGACATGACATTTAAAGTTGATCCGCATGATGGTCATGCATTCAAGAAAATGCATGTACGTCCAAGAACTGAATTGGTAAGTCTTCGCTTGGAGAATGATATTGATCCGCTGCAGACAACTGGGGATCACTTATCACCCAAGGAATTTTACGAAGCAATGCAGGACGAGGATACGGTTATTCTTGACGCGAGAAATGATTACGAGTATGACTTAGGTCATTTCCGTGGAGCAATTCGACCAGATATTGAAACATTCCGTGAATTACCTGAATGGGTTCAGGAAAACAAACACCTTATTGAGGGAAAACGTATTCTAACCTATTGTACAGGCGGGATTCGCTGTGAGAAATTTTCCGGCTGGTTAGTAAAAGAAGGCTTTGAAGATGTTGCACAGCTACATGGCGGCATTGTAACCTACGGGAAAGATCCAGAGGTTCAGGGCGAATTATGGGATGGCCGCTGCTACGTATTCGATGAACGGATTTCTGTACCCGTCAATAAGAAAGAACATGTTATAGTTGGCATAGACTATTTTGATGGACAGCCATCCGAACGTTATGTGAACTGTGCTAATCCTGAATGCAACAAACAAATCATTTGTTCTGAAGAAAATGAGCATAAATATATCCGTGGTTGTACACCTGAATGCCGTGTGAGTCCACGTAATATGTATGTGAAAGAACATGATTTATCGGAAGAAGAAGTTCAGGGCAGACTTGAAATTCTTGGAGAAAATTTGAAGCAGGAAATATAG
- a CDS encoding aldehyde dehydrogenase family protein — translation MDNFIANYNKSYIDGKWVDGDTGQKEDIKNPYDNSVLTTVQLASLDQVKNAYEIAEARQKDWAHYSVDDRREILRKAAGFLQDNREDIISIVSQETGGTLLKAELELNLSIDVLEETFEYMDATGEVKEVHATIDGKRNKIYRQPLGVISSISPFNFPMNLSMRSIAPAIALGNTVVHKADLQVGLTGGSIIARAFDYAGLPGGVFQSIFTSPDEIGDEMLENPTVQLIAFTGSTGFGKHIGKVAGENLKRVALELGGNNPFIVLEDAEVDQAVDAAIFGKFMHQGQICMSVNRLIVHENVYERFSEKFIERAKQLPYGDQTDPDTVIGPLINEEQVENVLEIIDKAEKNGVKMGLKGKREGNLLTPFVFVDVDSRDEIAQTELFSPVVSIIKAESDDQAIEMANDTNYGLTSSIFTSDLEKGEAYGMKIDSGMTHVNDQPVNDAANIPFGGNKQSGMGRFGNPWVIDEFTKLKWISVQEEYREFPF, via the coding sequence ATGGATAATTTCATAGCAAATTATAATAAAAGTTATATCGATGGTAAGTGGGTAGATGGAGACACAGGTCAAAAGGAAGATATTAAGAATCCGTATGATAATTCCGTGTTAACAACTGTACAACTTGCGTCTTTAGACCAAGTAAAGAATGCATATGAAATTGCAGAAGCTCGGCAAAAAGATTGGGCTCATTATTCTGTTGATGACAGAAGGGAAATACTTCGCAAGGCAGCAGGGTTTCTTCAGGATAATCGTGAGGACATTATCAGCATTGTCAGTCAGGAAACGGGTGGCACATTACTAAAAGCTGAACTGGAGTTAAATCTTTCCATCGATGTACTGGAGGAAACGTTTGAGTATATGGATGCGACGGGGGAAGTAAAAGAGGTCCATGCGACGATTGATGGGAAAAGAAATAAAATATATCGCCAGCCGTTAGGTGTGATTTCTTCTATTTCACCATTCAATTTTCCAATGAACCTATCCATGCGTTCGATTGCACCAGCGATAGCACTGGGTAACACGGTTGTCCATAAAGCAGATCTCCAGGTTGGATTAACAGGAGGATCGATTATAGCAAGAGCTTTTGATTATGCCGGTCTGCCAGGAGGCGTGTTTCAATCGATTTTCACATCACCAGATGAAATTGGCGATGAAATGTTGGAAAACCCAACTGTGCAATTAATTGCTTTTACGGGATCGACTGGTTTTGGAAAACATATAGGAAAAGTTGCCGGAGAAAATCTAAAGCGTGTGGCGCTGGAGCTTGGTGGAAATAACCCGTTTATTGTTCTTGAGGATGCGGAGGTTGATCAAGCGGTCGACGCAGCGATTTTCGGAAAGTTCATGCATCAAGGACAGATTTGTATGAGTGTAAATCGACTGATTGTGCATGAAAACGTGTATGAAAGATTTTCGGAAAAATTTATTGAACGGGCAAAGCAGTTGCCCTATGGTGATCAAACTGATCCAGACACCGTTATTGGCCCTTTGATTAATGAAGAGCAGGTGGAAAATGTGCTTGAGATTATTGACAAAGCAGAAAAAAATGGCGTCAAAATGGGACTAAAAGGCAAGCGTGAAGGAAATCTGTTAACTCCATTTGTTTTCGTGGATGTAGATAGCAGAGATGAAATCGCTCAAACAGAATTATTTTCCCCAGTTGTATCTATTATTAAAGCTGAATCGGATGATCAAGCAATTGAAATGGCCAATGACACCAATTACGGATTAACGTCTTCGATATTCACCTCTGACTTGGAAAAAGGTGAGGCGTATGGCATGAAGATCGATAGCGGGATGACGCATGTAAATGACCAACCGGTGAATGATGCAGCCAATATTCCATTCGGCGGGAATAAACAAAGTGGTATGGGAAGGTTTGGAAATCCATGGGTGATCGATGAGTTCACAAAACTGAAATGGATATCTGTACAAGAGGAGTACCGAGAATTTCCGTTTTAA
- a CDS encoding DUF456 domain-containing protein: MLDIFIWVVIIALFILSFVGVVFPIVPSVFVLWIGFLLYHFVLNADQLSLSFWIFMGVFTVILIGADIIANSYFVRKFGGSKWGERGAAIAVIIGSFITPPFGIIYVPFIAVFLIERSQQRTTRDAFRASIGSLIGFLGGTVAKVVVQFTMIVWFFIVLLF; the protein is encoded by the coding sequence ATGCTAGATATTTTTATATGGGTTGTCATTATTGCATTATTTATTTTAAGTTTCGTTGGAGTGGTCTTTCCGATTGTTCCTTCTGTATTTGTACTATGGATTGGTTTTTTGCTTTATCATTTCGTTCTAAATGCGGATCAGCTTAGCCTGTCTTTTTGGATTTTCATGGGTGTGTTCACGGTAATACTCATTGGTGCAGACATTATTGCTAATAGTTATTTTGTTAGAAAATTCGGTGGAAGTAAATGGGGAGAAAGAGGAGCAGCAATAGCAGTCATTATTGGATCATTTATTACACCACCGTTTGGTATTATATATGTACCGTTTATTGCGGTTTTTCTCATTGAAAGGAGTCAACAGAGAACTACACGAGATGCGTTTCGAGCATCAATCGGTTCGCTTATCGGATTTCTGGGTGGCACTGTGGCAAAGGTAGTTGTTCAATTCACTATGATTGTTTGGTTTTTTATCGTATTATTATTTTAA
- a CDS encoding class I SAM-dependent methyltransferase, with protein sequence MTSPFNWKKEAEIQWDNRAHFWNEHSVHMWDNGSRKDIIPFVKDYFKKGSKILDIGCGDGYGSYKLHKAGYDVVGMDISSEMIALAKERTKHEAIPFSQGDVNELPFEDNSFDGVMAINVLEWTESPVEALLELKRVVKKDGLLFVGILGPTAGPRMNSYPRLLGEKAIANTMMPWELQKLSADHNLEYVDGIGVYKEGVEARHHQYLSLELKQALTFMWVFMLRKVGE encoded by the coding sequence ATGACATCACCATTTAATTGGAAAAAAGAAGCGGAAATACAATGGGATAATCGTGCGCATTTTTGGAATGAACATAGTGTGCACATGTGGGATAATGGCAGTAGAAAGGATATTATTCCTTTTGTGAAAGATTATTTTAAAAAAGGCAGCAAAATCCTCGATATTGGCTGCGGGGATGGTTATGGATCCTATAAATTACATAAGGCTGGATATGATGTAGTCGGGATGGATATTTCCAGTGAAATGATCGCGCTTGCCAAAGAACGAACGAAGCATGAGGCAATTCCTTTTTCCCAAGGTGACGTGAATGAACTTCCATTTGAAGACAATAGCTTTGATGGCGTCATGGCGATTAATGTTTTGGAGTGGACGGAATCGCCAGTTGAAGCATTGTTAGAATTAAAGCGTGTTGTAAAAAAAGATGGACTTCTTTTTGTTGGTATATTAGGCCCGACGGCAGGGCCAAGAATGAATAGCTATCCTCGTTTACTTGGAGAAAAGGCGATTGCTAATACGATGATGCCATGGGAGCTTCAGAAACTTAGTGCAGATCATAATCTAGAATATGTAGATGGTATCGGTGTGTATAAAGAAGGCGTAGAAGCGCGCCATCATCAATATTTAAGCTTAGAATTAAAACAGGCTTTAACCTTTATGTGGGTATTTATGCTGCGAAAAGTTGGTGAATAA
- a CDS encoding cold shock domain-containing protein, whose product MMNGTVKWFNAEKGFGFIEREDGDDVFVHFSAINAEGFKTLEEGQSVEFEIVEGNRGPQAANVTRL is encoded by the coding sequence ATGATGAATGGCACAGTAAAATGGTTTAACGCAGAAAAAGGCTTCGGTTTCATCGAGCGTGAAGATGGAGACGATGTATTCGTACATTTCTCAGCAATTAATGCTGAAGGTTTCAAAACGCTTGAAGAAGGACAAAGCGTAGAGTTTGAAATCGTTGAAGGTAACCGTGGACCACAAGCAGCTAACGTAACTCGTCTATAA
- a CDS encoding glutathione peroxidase produces the protein MSIYDFSVKTMQGDKKSLSDYKGKTLLIVNTASKCGFTPQFEGLQNVYEQYQDQDFEILGFPCNQFNNQDPGNDEEISQFCERNYGVTFPMFSKVDVKGEDAHPLFEYLTTEEKGMLTKDIKWNFTKFLIDKNGKVVDRYAPQTKPENIVKDIDKAMQA, from the coding sequence ATGAGTATTTATGATTTTTCTGTAAAGACAATGCAAGGTGATAAGAAATCACTGTCCGACTATAAAGGTAAAACGCTTCTTATCGTGAATACAGCAAGTAAATGTGGATTCACACCGCAGTTTGAAGGGTTGCAAAATGTATATGAACAATATCAGGATCAGGATTTTGAAATCCTCGGCTTCCCTTGTAATCAATTCAATAATCAAGACCCTGGAAATGATGAGGAGATCTCTCAATTCTGTGAGCGTAACTATGGTGTCACATTCCCGATGTTCAGTAAAGTAGATGTAAAAGGCGAGGATGCACACCCTCTTTTCGAATATCTAACTACGGAAGAAAAGGGTATGCTTACCAAAGACATCAAATGGAACTTTACTAAGTTTTTGATTGATAAAAACGGTAAAGTAGTCGACCGATACGCACCGCAAACAAAACCAGAGAACATTGTAAAAGATATTGATAAGGCAATGCAGGCGTAA
- the thiD gene encoding bifunctional hydroxymethylpyrimidine kinase/phosphomethylpyrimidine kinase — protein sequence MNDPSRVITIAGSAAGGSAGIQADLKTFQELDVYGMSVVTAIVGRHPKTDKNVHPQTLEAIEAQFATAMKQVGTDGLKTGMLFSKEVIEAVAALIKDSSIKNITVDPVMVGKLDSKLLKDDAIDALKNSLIPLSTIITPNVPEASLLLGGRELTSVDDLKQAAIDLYPLGARNVLVKGGRLEGPAIDVLFDGETITTIEAPRIDTVNTSGAGCTYSAAIAAYLAKGNSVAEAVRQAKSFVTTAIEHGFSYTDVVGPTYHAAMRKFGEAYEIKGTEGQVNCPSTR from the coding sequence ATGAATGATCCATCACGAGTGATCACAATTGCAGGTTCAGCAGCTGGTGGGAGCGCTGGTATCCAAGCAGATTTGAAGACGTTTCAAGAATTGGATGTATATGGGATGAGCGTCGTTACAGCCATTGTAGGCAGACATCCGAAGACGGATAAAAATGTACACCCACAAACGCTGGAGGCAATTGAAGCGCAATTTGCCACAGCGATGAAACAGGTAGGTACGGATGGTCTGAAAACAGGGATGTTATTTTCCAAAGAAGTAATAGAGGCTGTTGCCGCATTAATCAAGGATTCTTCGATTAAAAATATTACAGTTGACCCTGTTATGGTTGGGAAATTGGATTCGAAGCTGTTGAAAGACGATGCGATTGACGCACTAAAGAACAGCCTGATTCCCCTATCCACGATTATAACGCCAAATGTACCAGAGGCCTCCTTATTACTTGGGGGAAGAGAACTGACTAGTGTAGATGATTTAAAACAGGCGGCGATTGATCTGTATCCATTAGGTGCACGTAATGTATTGGTAAAAGGTGGAAGGCTAGAAGGCCCGGCAATTGATGTATTGTTTGATGGAGAAACAATCACGACGATTGAAGCGCCACGTATCGATACGGTTAACACAAGTGGGGCAGGGTGTACGTATTCAGCTGCAATTGCGGCATATTTAGCTAAAGGGAATTCTGTCGCAGAAGCGGTTCGACAGGCAAAAAGCTTTGTCACCACCGCGATTGAACATGGATTTTCCTACACAGATGTTGTAGGACCCACGTACCATGCAGCCATGCGCAAGTTTGGTGAAGCATATGAGATTAAGGGGACAGAGGGACAGGTTAATTGTCCCAGCACCAGATGA
- a CDS encoding yteA family sporulation protein, whose protein sequence is MITSEQINQCKTALVDRQTELIDHVQDHFGKTLELAKESVGELSNYDNHPADMGTELYEREKDIALNEHAEMELEDINAALHAIEDGTYGICSKCGEDIPLERLEAVPTADRCIAHANETNFERSRPVEEEVFSPNINPDEVTDEEQVGYDAEDAWQEVSHYGTSETPSDFYGDKADYDEMYPNSDENVGDAEDVEGFISADMDGTYSGVTPNHNKYEGD, encoded by the coding sequence ATGATTACAAGCGAGCAAATAAACCAATGTAAAACTGCATTAGTGGATAGGCAAACCGAATTAATTGATCATGTGCAGGATCACTTTGGTAAAACGCTTGAATTAGCAAAAGAATCGGTGGGCGAGCTGTCAAATTATGATAATCACCCTGCAGATATGGGAACAGAGTTGTATGAAAGAGAAAAGGATATAGCGCTTAATGAACATGCAGAAATGGAGTTAGAAGATATTAATGCCGCGTTGCATGCAATTGAAGATGGGACTTACGGAATTTGCAGTAAATGCGGAGAGGATATTCCGTTAGAACGGCTAGAAGCTGTCCCTACTGCTGATCGATGTATTGCGCATGCCAATGAAACCAATTTCGAACGTAGCAGACCTGTAGAAGAAGAAGTATTTAGCCCAAATATCAATCCGGATGAAGTAACAGATGAAGAACAAGTCGGCTATGATGCAGAGGATGCCTGGCAAGAGGTAAGCCATTATGGTACATCCGAAACACCATCTGACTTTTATGGAGATAAAGCTGATTATGATGAGATGTATCCAAACAGTGATGAAAATGTCGGGGACGCAGAAGATGTGGAGGGTTTTATCTCAGCGGATATGGATGGTACGTACAGTGGAGTAACACCAAATCATAATAAATATGAAGGTGATTAA